A window from Anser cygnoides isolate HZ-2024a breed goose chromosome 1, Taihu_goose_T2T_genome, whole genome shotgun sequence encodes these proteins:
- the STRIP2 gene encoding striatin-interacting protein 2 encodes MEAAAAPGPGPGPGPGPGRARPGPPQPQPQRRELFRGQRKESEGSLDCPNLEFGYGDADGHGAELSELYSYTEEPEFGTNRRCFEEDFHTQVRGRRWLELDRAQQKAYVMHLLDGLEVVNRDKRLKVARAILYLAQGVFGDCDNEGDVLHWSRHNSFLLYQLGTFTAFLELLNMEIDNSQACSSALRKPAISLADSTELRVLLSVMYLMVENIRVEQESDPPEWKTCRETFRMELGFPVRTEEPFALLLFTMVTKFCSGHAPHFPMKKVLLLLWKVLLFTLGGFEALQAMKVRKREELGLPPLPEDSIQVMRSMRAASPPTYCIELVEQQQQKRGHRSRRPLMKQDSLDIYNERDPFKNDEAGIDEEESDDVDSGIEGELDLMERDAIIPMVPAQRAPIERVSFPKGLPWAPKVRQKDIEHFLEASRNKFIGFTLGQDTETLIGLPRPIHESVKTLKQHKYISISDVQIKNEEELEKCPMSLGEEEVQETPCEILYRAMLYNLPQYMIALLKILLAAAPTSKAKTDSINILADVLPEEMPITVLQSMKLGIDVNRHKEIIVKSISALLLLLLKHLKLNHIYQFEYVSQHLVFANCIPLILKFFNQNIMSYITAKNSISVLDYPHCTVHDLPELTAESLEAGDNNQFCWRNLFSCINLLRILNKLTKWKHSRTMMLVVFKSAPILKRALKVKQAMMQLYVLKLLKIQTKYLGRQWRKSNMKTMSAIYQKVRHRMNDDWAYGNDIDARPWDFQSEECTLRANIEAFNSRRYDKPQDSEFAPVDNCLQSVLGQRLELPEDFHCSYELWLEREVFSQPIRWEELLHYQ; translated from the exons AGCTGTACAGCTACACCGAGGAGCCCGAGTTCGGCACCAACAGGAGATGCTTCGAGGAGGATTTTCACACCCAAG TGCGGGGACGGCGGTGGCTGGAGCTGGACAGGGCGCAGCAGAAGGCCTACGTCATGCACCTGCTGGATGGGCTGGAGGTGGTCAACAGGGACAAGAGGCTCAAGGTAGCACGAGCCATCCTGTACCTGGCGCAGG GCGTGTTTGGAGACTGCGATAACGAAGGCGATGTCCTGCACTGGTCTCGGCACAACAGCTTCCTCCTCTACCAGCTGGGAACCTTCACCGCCTTCCTGGAGCTGCTCAACATGGAGATCGA caacaGCCAGGCCTGCAGCAGCGCCCTGCGGAAGCCGGCCATCTCGCTGGCCGACAGCACCGAGCTCAG GGTGCTGCTCAGCGTCATGTACCTGATGGTGGAGAACATCCGCGTGGAGCAGGAGTCGGATCCCCCGGAGTGGAAAACCTGCCGGGAGACCTTCAGGATGGAGCTGG GGTTCCCCGTGCGCACCGAAGAGCCGTTTGCTCTTCTGCTCTTCACGATGGTGACCAAGTTCTGCAGTGGCCACGCTCCCCACTTCCCCATGAAGAaggtcctgctcctgctctggaaGGTGCTCCTG TTCACGCTGGGAGGATTTGAAGCCCTGCAGGCGATGAAGGTGAGGAAGAGGGAGGAGCTGGGCCTGCCGCCCCTGCCGGAGGACAGCATCCAGGTGATGCGCAGCATGCGCGCCGCCTCGCCTCCCACCTACTGCATCGAGCTcgtggagcagcagcagcagaagcgcGGGCACCGGAGCCGGCGG CCCCTGATGAAGCAGGACAGTTTGGATATCTACAACGAGAGAGACCCCTTCAAGAATGATGAAGCAGGAATTGATGAAGAAGAGAGCGATGATGTGGACAGCGGGATTGAGGGGGAGCTGGACCTGATGGAGCGGGATGCGATtatccccatggtgccagccCAGCGCGCACCTATTGAAAGGGTGTCGTTCCCCAAAGGCCTCCCCTGGGCCCCCAAAGTCAG ACAGAAGGACATCGAGCATTTCCTGGAGGCCAGCAGGAACAAATTCATCGGCTTCACTCTGGGACA AGACACCGAGACCCTGATAGGGCTGCCACGGCCGATTCACGAAAGCGTGAAGACGCTGAAGCAG CACAAGTACATTTCCATCTCAGACGTCCAGATCAAGAAcgaggaggagctggagaagtGCCCCATGTCTCTG GGGGAAGAGGAAGTCCAAGAAACCCCTTGTGAGATCTTGTATCGGGCCATGCTGTACAACCTCCCCCAGTATATG ATAGCTCTGCTGAAGATCCTCCTTGCTGCAGCGCCTACCTCCAAAGCCAAGACCGACTCCATCAACATCCTGGCAGACGTGCTGCCGGAAGAGATGCC CATCACCGTCCTGCAGAGCATGAAGCTGGGCATCGATGTGAACAGGCACAAGGAGATTATCGTGAAGAGCATCTcggctttgctgctgctgctcctcaagCACCTCAAGCTGAACCACATCTACCAG TTTGAGTACGTGTCCCAGCATTTGGTGTTTGCCAACTGCATCCCGCTGATCCTGAAGTTCTTCAACCAAAACATCATGTCTTATATCACTGCCAAAAACAG CATCTCCGTCCTGGATTATCCGCACTGTACGGTCCACGACTTGCCTGAGCTCACTGCAGAAAGCCTG GAGGCCGGAGACAACAACCAGTTCTGCTGGAGAAACTTATTCTCCTGCATCAACCTGCTGAGGATCCTCAACAAGCTGACCAAGTGGAAACACTCGAGGACGATG ATGCTGGTAGTCTTCAAGTCGGCCCCGATACTGAAGCGAGCGCTGAAGGTGAAGCAGGCCATGATGCAGCTGTACGTCCTCAAACTGCTGAAAATCCAGACCAAGTACCTGGGGCGCCAGTGGAGGAAGAGCAACATGAAAACCATGTCCGCCATCTACCAGAAGGTGCGGCACCGCATGAACGACGACTGGGCTTATGGCAACG ATATCGATGCCAGACCGTGGGACTTCCAGTCTGAAGAATGCACCCTGAGAGCCAACATCGAAGCCTTCAACAGCCGGAGATACGACAAGCCCCAGGATTCGGAGTTTGCGCCGGTGGACAACTGCCTGCAGAGCGTGCTGGGCCAGCGGCTGGAGCTCCCTGAGGACTTCCACTGCTCCTACGAGCTGTGGCTGGAGCGGGAGGTGTTCTCCCAGCCCATCCgctgggaagagctgctgcacTACCAGTGA
- the SMKR1 gene encoding small lysine-rich protein 1 → MAGKSSKPKRAKGKSSKKKGKKAVKDVDILSPAAMLNAYYICHNAPACLELRGFPWPGSPKKKGKKRK, encoded by the exons ATG gcAGGTAAAAGTAGTAAACCCAAGCGTGCCAAaggcaaaagctccaaaaagaaagggaagaaggcgGTGAAGGACGTGGATATCCTCAGCCCAGCTGCCATGCTCAACGCCTACTACATCTGCCACAACGCCCCCGCCTGCCTGGAGTTGCGGGGCTTTCCCTGGCCTGGCTCCCccaaaaagaaggggaagaaacgAAAGTAA